The Aneurinibacillus migulanus genome contains the following window.
AATTCACATCATCTAACACGTGTTTCTCAATCATCTTTAGAGCACCAGTCCCTTTTTCTTCAGCAGGCTGAAAGATGAATTTAAGCTTCACCGCGGTGGGAACATTCAGTTTTTGAAGAAGAAGCATTGCACCAAGAACTATTGTCATATGTGCATCATGCCCACAAGAATGGTTAGCTTGAAATTGACCGGCGACCTCTTGCCAAAGAGCATCCATATCAGTGCGTAAAGCGATACAAAACTCCCCTGTTCCTACCTCACTGACCAGACCTGGACAATCGTCAAAAGTTTGTACTGTAAAGCCTCGCTCCTGTAGAAAGTGTTGAATATATTCCGTTGTTTTATATTCCTTCCAGCTAATTTCTGGATGTCCATGTAAATATTCATAGACTGAGTCAAGCGTCGGCTTAAGTTGCTGTATATATTCCTTCAATATTTTCTTCCTCCATCCTGTACAAAAAGGTAATCTCCATTCAGCTTTTCATATTGCTCCTTGCGCTTTTCAAATCGCTCTTTATCCTTGATAGAAACACCGGCGACGATAGCATTCAAAAACGAAAACAATACAGGAATGGCATCAATGGTCGATTTTTCGGATGAATAAATTTGAAAAATACTATCGGCATGTTCTCTAATTGGAGCAAGCGGGGAGTCCGTAATTCCAATTACAAAAGCTCCTTGCTCCTTAGCTATTTGAGCAACTTTAATTGTTTCCTTTAAATAACGATGAAACGAAATTGCAATAAGTGTTGATTGATGATTCATCTCACTTAGAGTAGATAATAAATCATTTGTTTCCGGACGAAGAATTTGGATGTTTTCTCTAACTAAACCAAGAGTAAATGTGAGCCAATTGGCTGCAGAAAACGAAGATCTTAACCCTAAAACATAGACTCTATCTGTCTTTACTAACTGATCAATAACCCGCTCAAGCTCATTTTCATCAATATTCCTGATGGTTTCTTGTATATGCTGACAATCCCGCTCCATGACCTTTGCATAAAAATGAGGTTGTTCAGCTAATTCAAGCTTGCTGGAAAAATACTGTCCAAGACTGCTCTTCATAAAAAGGAGCTGCTCACGAACCATTTTTTGAAGTTCGGAAAATCCTGATAATTTTATGGAATAACAAAATCGAATCACAGTTGTTTCACTTACTCCAACCTGGTCCCCTATTTCACTTGCTAATTTAACAGCAAAATCTCTAGGGTTTTCCAATAAATATTTAGCAACTTTTTGTTGACCTTTAGAGAGCTGATTGTATTCCTTTTGAATAATTTCTTTTAGATTCAAACATTTCATCCTTCCAGAATGAATTTCAAACTTCTAGCAACCACCATTATGAAGTTTAAACTTCATAATAGCGGTTGCTGATAGAATAACACAATCCACAGCGCAAATCAACAATAATTCTGAAAATTTAAACGCGATTTATTTTTAAGTCATGATTCCTCACTTATTTTTTGATTATTTATATTCGACACTTGTTTCATAACCCTTATATTGACACATGATATAACGAAATATTATAATGCGTTTTAAATACGGAATGTTTTAAAAAGTAACAATAAATGATTGCAGGAAGATTGCTCCATTTTTTAGCTAACTACGCTTTTTAAACTCGTTATAGTAAACGCTATCATGATTATAGGAGGAATGTTATGGAAAAAATGACTATCACTAATATATTGAAAGGGTATCGTTGTAAAGATTTTTCCCCTGTAGAAATAACTGAATATTTTTTAAAACGTATAGAAAAGCTAAAGGATTTGAATGCGTATATAACTGTTTGTGAGGACAAAGCGCTAAAACAAGCAAGAATAGCAGAACAAAAATTAATAGTAGGTGAGGAGATTGGTAGGCTAGAAGGTATTCCTATCTCTTACAAAGATTTAATTTATACAAAGGATATCTGTACAACAAATGGTTCTCTCATCGATAAAAATTTTGTCCCTTGTACCAACGCAAAAGTAGTTAGTCGATTACAGGCTGAAGGAGCCATTAATCTTGGGAAAGTAAATTTACATGAATATGCGTTTGGAATTACATCAAACAATCCTTTTTATGGATCTGTAAGAAACCCCTGGAATCATGAATATACGTCAGGAGGATCAAGTGGTGGTTCAGGGGCAGCGGTAAGTGCTAATCTTTGCACAGCATCGATTGGCACCGATACAGGTGGTTCCATTCGTATTCCGGCCTCTTCCTGCGGCGTTGTTGGCTTAAAACCAACCTTTGGATATGTGGACGGAACAGGTGTAACCAATCTTTCGTGGTCCCTGGATCACATAGGGCCACTAACGAGAAATATGGATGATCTATCTATCATGATGGAAGCATTAACAGGTAAGTGTTATCAAAACAATTGTATTGAAGACGTACGTGGATTACGTGCGGGAGTACCTAGAAATTATTTTAATGAACAAATTGATAAAGAAATTTTAGACCTTTATAACAAAGCATTACAAGCACTTGAGAGCATGGGCGCTATATTAATAGAAACAGATATTCCATTTAATCTGAATGATCTTCAACTCATATTTACACTTGCTATTGCGGAAGCAGGATATATTCATAATAAAAATATGGAATTGCATATAGATAAATACGGTGACGACGTAAGAACGGTTCTGGAAATCAGCCAATCTATTTCATCGCTAACATACATTCAAGCTCTTAAGAAAAAAAATCAGATCAAAAAAGAATTCGATCAATTGTTTAGCATGATAGATATACTTGCAACTCCAACATTGCCTACAACCCCGAAAAAAATAGGAGTAGAGGAAGTTATAATAGAGGGAATAACAGAAAACATTTTCAATTGTATGATTCGTTATACATCTGTTTTTAATCTAACAGGAAATCCCGCTCTGTCGATCCCTTGTGGATTTACCTCCGAGTCCCTCCCTGTTGGCCTGCAATTTGTGGCTGGTGCTTATCGGGAAGATATTTTATTTCGGGTTGGTTATGCATATGAGCAATCTCAACTAGCTGAGTTTTATGCTAAAAGAGGTAAATTGTACAATCAGCCCCTATCTTCAACAACATAAACCGGAGCCTTCCTTATAAGAAGGCTCCCCTTTTGCTGACTTACATCAAAATCATAATATAAGAATAATTTTTTGTAATTCACACTATAAAAAAGGAGATGGACTCTCGATAGATCAGGGGTAGGCGTGTGGGAGCCTCCCTGGGAGGCGAAACTAATTTGGATGCTCATTTCCTCGCGCGAGCCATAAGTTGCGATCCAGCCATGATCCATCAATAAATCCAGGCCGAGCACGTCCTGGTAAAAGCATTTAGCTGCCGTGATATCTTGCGTATCTATATTAGTGATAATTCGTTTGACCTTCATTTCTTACCTCCATTCATTTACATTTTCCTGTTCCGCCGTTAGCTTAATTCTGGCTCGTTCCATTTTTGTAACTACTTACATTTTTATTATTGATCATCATCATTAGCATAACTTCAATTTGTTTGAGGCTCTTTCTTGCCCGCGCAATTTTTAGACGCTGGGCAAGAATTTTATTCATCCCTCTACTCTATTCCTTATTAAAAAGTACCGCTACACAGGTACCAGGCTGCGTAGCGGTGATGAAATGTTTGCATGATCCTCTTATTAGCCAATCGTTTCAACGACATTCCCTTTACTATCTTTAATCTCACTTTTCACAATGTTAAATACAAGGCCTTTAAAGCTATTCAATGGATAAACTCCAACATACGGAACAAGCACTTCCATTAATTCATTGACACATTCTTGGTTTATAGATAGCTTGACCTGATTATCAGTTATGTCAACATTTGGATGCTCAGTAGGTGAAAATACAATTGATAGATTTCGTCCAATTAATTGCAAGTCTTTATTTTTAGGGATTCTCCCATTTAAAATTTGAGCGATAAGTGGTGCTTGCTTTGCACCTATCGTTATTGTATAGGTTGTCTTTTTAAACAATGACTTTTTTTCTGTCCAATCAAGATTATCCAAAAATAGACTACCTGTGCTTGAGCCATCTTTATGCATTCCCGATTGAAGCGCTTCTTTAATAGCTGGATCATTCATAAAAGATCCCCTTGAAAGATCAGTAATATATAGGGGAAGATGAGAAGAAGCTGCCTCTAATAACCCAAGTGTATTCCACATCTCCATTGCTTCTCGTTCATCAACGGTTATACCAACCACTTGCAAAAATTCTACTCGGCCATTTGGTGTAGAAATAGGTGGCAACATAGGATCTTCAATAAAAGCAATGGATTGTATTAACGTATCGCTTTCCAAAGCAATTGGTCCATTTGTATTCAAATAATGTCCAGCTTGAAAATAATTACCGCTTGAAAAAATGTATCTGCCGAGATTTTGCAGAAAGTTTAAACTCCAGGCAGGAGGTTCTTGCTCGTTCGTCTGCTTTGCAAGTCTGAAGGTTAATTCAAAGCCATAGCCACTATACTCAGAATCCTTGCTCTCCTTTTCATATAGATCGGAAAAACCATATGTAACAATGTGCCAATGAGGTACTGGCTCATTTTTTACATAGGCACTAATGCCCTCTAACGGATCAGGGCCTCCAAGGGAATAAGGAAGCATTGTACCATAATGCTTCGGCACCTGATCACCATAAAGTCTTTCCATCTCTTTATCAATTGCTTCCCAACCGATTGCCTGTACCTCTTCGCTCATTCTTTGTCTCCTCCTATACCTAAGCAGTAAAACCTTTGCTCTGCCCTCTTGCTTCACTACATACAAAAATCAACATTGTAAGTGTGCTTAATCAATATTTTACTATAAATAGTCGTTTCATTAGGAAGTATTTTTAAATATAGGATTAATTAACCACTATTAATAGTCTATTTTTACAACATTAATGTCATAGATGATAGCTCATATAAAATATAAAACCCGTATCCAACATCCTTTATGGATACGGGTTTCCCCTGTCCTTTATTTCAACTTCATGTGCCTTACCGTTAGGAACGCTTTGTTTGGATCTTTGACTGATATTGTACAGGTAGAGAGCTTGTTGATATATACAGGAATATCAGTGTTGTTCTGCGCCCTTTTTTACATTTCTAAACCTTCTAATGACTCCATTTCTTTTTCAAGGTTCGGTGTCTCAATATCAGAGTGATAAAATTTGGCGCAAATTGAGTTGCATTGATTCCACTTACAATTCCCAGTGAAGCAGCTGTATTTACATCATTATAAAACCACTTTCCTTTTGGTACATCTGTAAAAGTTTTAGTGTTCTCTGCTGCTTTTAGATCCAGTACACGAACTAATAGTGAAGTCAACTCAGCACGTGTAATAGGAGCGTTTGGTCTTACTGTAACCGTTCCTTCTCCATCATCATAGCCTTTGACAATGTCTGTATCAACCAAATCATACAGCGTTTCTTCAGCCCACGGAAGAAAGCCATTCATTATACATTTTATTTTTTAGCAAGTCCATTCCTTCTTGGAATGGAGCAGCTTCCTGATTTTCGCTATTATCCTCCATCTCAAAACATTGATAAATCGCTTCTATAAAGGTTCCATTCCGCACGATAGTAACCGGTGACGTCCATTAATGGTTCCAGCACCGAGTCTACAAAAGCCTCTATGGGAAAGTCTGGATGGTGCGGTTTGATTAGACTGGAGAGACGACAAGCCAACTTGACCAAAATATTCTTTTAAAGCTACAGTTGCACTCACCCTTTCTCACCATCTTCGTCATTCGACCATATCTTCTCGATATATTGACCGCTGTATGCTTCTGAAAAGACTCGTTATCAGACTAAAAAAGACAACTTTTATAAATCTATTGACTTCTATCATTTATTTGTGATAATATTTTGTTTTTGCTAATATCTTTCATGTATGGTATCCTTAAAGAAGGTACTTACTGGAGGTGGATTTTTTGTTTCAAGTTGGCGACAAAATTGTTTATCCCATGCATGGTGCAGGTGTAATTGAAGCTGTAGAGGAAAAAGAAATCCTAGGAGAGAAACAGCAGTACTATATCATAAACATGCCAATTGGCAATATGCAGGTCATGGTTCCTGTGGAGAAAGTATCTCCTCTTGGTATACGCTTAGTTGTTGATATGTTTACAATGGAAAATGTTCTGTTTGTTTTTCATCACGGAGAATCAGATGCATTACTCCCGTGGGGTCAACGATATCGCATAAATACAGATAAAATGAGAACTGGCGATGTACATGAGGGTGCTGAGGTAGTTCGTGATTTAATGCGGAGAAGCCAAGAAAAAGCGCTGAACACAAGCGAAAAGAGAATGCTGGACAGCGCAAAACAAATTTTAATCAGTGAATTAGTACTAGTCAAAGGAGTAACTGAAAATCAGGCAAATGATTTGTTAAATTACGCAGGTGATAGGTAAAGATGACAGGCTAAAAACTTCTTTGAAATTTGATGATAGATCATGTAGCATAAATAGCCTAAAGGCTATTTTTTTATGTAAGCAAAGCTATTCGAGCAAGTTCTCGGGCTTCGTTTTGAATACCTGTATGTATTTGATTAACTGTATTTCACCTTTCGTAAAACTGCTTCTGTTTATTTTAGTCATAGGTTCCCATTTTAGTAATAAAAAAAGCTGCTAACATCATTTTGTCAGCAGCCTTGAACCCATACCCTTATTGTATAAGCTTTTTGCTATTTTTTATAACTTAACAACGTTTGCAGCTTAATCTCCACGATCGCCTTACGTAATATCAAAACTTACTCGTTGACCTTCTTCAAGAGATTTAAATTCATCTTTGTAATTGCGGAGAAATGTACGAATACATCATCATCTTGTCTTTCGATAAAGCCAAAACCTTTGTCTTAAGGACGAGTATCTGTTTCCTATTTCAACGACCCCGTTTATGTTTACTTCTTGTATCTTTTCCATTATATCCTTTATGCCTCTTATTGTTCCGTCCTGATTTACCTTTTACCCTTAACTTTGATTTTTTGGAATAACGTGGTTCTTCGACAGTCAGCTGGATAGGAATGTTTGTTTGTTCCTTCGTCATCATCTTTAAGACAACCGAAACTAAAGTAACTGAATCGAACTGATCCAGTAATTCAGTTGCTGTATGCTTAAATTCGGAATAATTCCCCTCTTCCACCATTTGAATAAGCTTTTCTGACGCAATCCGCTGTTTAGACTCCATTGCTTCAGCCACGGTTGGAATTTGTTTTCGATGAATCCTTCCCTTAGATGCCTGTTCGATACTGCGAAGCTGACCCATTTCCCTAGGTGTAACAAATGTGGTAGCTAACCCTGTCTTTCCAGCCCGTCCTGTTCTACCGATGCGATGAACATAACTCTCCGGGTCTTGAGGAATATCAAAATTGTATACATGAGTAACTCCTGAAACATCAATACCTCTAGCAGCAACGTCTGTTGCCACTAAAATTTCGATGCTCCCCTCACGAAATTTCTTCATCACAACATCTCGCTGACGCTGACTCAAATCCCCATGTAAGCCCTCAGCCATATATCCTCTTTTATTTAAAGCATCATTTAATTCATCTACTCGCCTTTTCGTTCGCCCAAATATAATCGTCAATTCTGGATTTTCAACATCTAGTAGACGGGAAAGAACATCAAACTTTTGACGTTCATTTACCTCATAATACACTTGTTCCACTGTTGGAGATGTGATTTCCTTAGCTTTAATTTTAATTAATTCTGGATTGGTCATGAATCTTTCAGCAAGGTTCTGGAT
Protein-coding sequences here:
- a CDS encoding MurR/RpiR family transcriptional regulator translates to MNLKEIIQKEYNQLSKGQQKVAKYLLENPRDFAVKLASEIGDQVGVSETTVIRFCYSIKLSGFSELQKMVREQLLFMKSSLGQYFSSKLELAEQPHFYAKVMERDCQHIQETIRNIDENELERVIDQLVKTDRVYVLGLRSSFSAANWLTFTLGLVRENIQILRPETNDLLSTLSEMNHQSTLIAISFHRYLKETIKVAQIAKEQGAFVIGITDSPLAPIREHADSIFQIYSSEKSTIDAIPVLFSFLNAIVAGVSIKDKERFEKRKEQYEKLNGDYLFVQDGGRKY
- a CDS encoding amidase is translated as MEKMTITNILKGYRCKDFSPVEITEYFLKRIEKLKDLNAYITVCEDKALKQARIAEQKLIVGEEIGRLEGIPISYKDLIYTKDICTTNGSLIDKNFVPCTNAKVVSRLQAEGAINLGKVNLHEYAFGITSNNPFYGSVRNPWNHEYTSGGSSGGSGAAVSANLCTASIGTDTGGSIRIPASSCGVVGLKPTFGYVDGTGVTNLSWSLDHIGPLTRNMDDLSIMMEALTGKCYQNNCIEDVRGLRAGVPRNYFNEQIDKEILDLYNKALQALESMGAILIETDIPFNLNDLQLIFTLAIAEAGYIHNKNMELHIDKYGDDVRTVLEISQSISSLTYIQALKKKNQIKKEFDQLFSMIDILATPTLPTTPKKIGVEEVIIEGITENIFNCMIRYTSVFNLTGNPALSIPCGFTSESLPVGLQFVAGAYREDILFRVGYAYEQSQLAEFYAKRGKLYNQPLSSTT
- a CDS encoding VOC family protein, which gives rise to MKVKRIITNIDTQDITAAKCFYQDVLGLDLLMDHGWIATYGSREEMSIQISFASQGGSHTPTPDLSRVHLLFYSVNYKKLFLYYDFDVSQQKGSLLIRKAPVYVVEDRG
- a CDS encoding suppressor of fused domain protein — encoded protein: MSEEVQAIGWEAIDKEMERLYGDQVPKHYGTMLPYSLGGPDPLEGISAYVKNEPVPHWHIVTYGFSDLYEKESKDSEYSGYGFELTFRLAKQTNEQEPPAWSLNFLQNLGRYIFSSGNYFQAGHYLNTNGPIALESDTLIQSIAFIEDPMLPPISTPNGRVEFLQVVGITVDEREAMEMWNTLGLLEAASSHLPLYITDLSRGSFMNDPAIKEALQSGMHKDGSSTGSLFLDNLDWTEKKSLFKKTTYTITIGAKQAPLIAQILNGRIPKNKDLQLIGRNLSIVFSPTEHPNVDITDNQVKLSINQECVNELMEVLVPYVGVYPLNSFKGLVFNIVKSEIKDSKGNVVETIG
- a CDS encoding S-layer homology domain-containing protein: MNGFLPWAEETLYDLVDTDIVKGYDDGEGTVTVRPNAPITRAELTSLLVRVLDLKAAENTKTFTDVPKGKWFYNDVNTAASLGIVSGINATQFAPNFITLILRHRTLKKKWSH
- a CDS encoding CarD family transcriptional regulator yields the protein MEVDFLFQVGDKIVYPMHGAGVIEAVEEKEILGEKQQYYIINMPIGNMQVMVPVEKVSPLGIRLVVDMFTMENVLFVFHHGESDALLPWGQRYRINTDKMRTGDVHEGAEVVRDLMRRSQEKALNTSEKRMLDSAKQILISELVLVKGVTENQANDLLNYAGDR
- a CDS encoding DEAD/DEAH box helicase yields the protein MSTFHELGINQAIQRAITDMGFEEASPIQEKAIPIALSGKDIIGQAQTGTGKTAAFGIPILEKVDTSKDYVQALVIAPTRELAIQVSEEINRLSSYMGIRSLPIYGGQAIERQIKALKKRPHIITGTPGRLLDHIKRKTLRLDRISMVVLDEADEMLDMGFLEDIERILKETPKEKQTLLFSATMPRPIQNLAERFMTNPELIKIKAKEITSPTVEQVYYEVNERQKFDVLSRLLDVENPELTIIFGRTKRRVDELNDALNKRGYMAEGLHGDLSQRQRDVVMKKFREGSIEILVATDVAARGIDVSGVTHVYNFDIPQDPESYVHRIGRTGRAGKTGLATTFVTPREMGQLRSIEQASKGRIHRKQIPTVAEAMESKQRIASEKLIQMVEEGNYSEFKHTATELLDQFDSVTLVSVVLKMMTKEQTNIPIQLTVEEPRYSKKSKLRVKGKSGRNNKRHKGYNGKDTRSKHKRGR